The following coding sequences are from one Bradyrhizobium sp. WSM471 window:
- a CDS encoding YccF domain-containing protein, with protein sequence MAPVSILLNLLWILIGGAWMALGWLVAAVIMAVTIIGLPWARAAFNIAVYTLMPFGSRAVSRYEVTGVEDVGTGPLGVIGNIIWFVLAGWWLALGHLLTALALAITIIGIPFAWAHLKLAGIALWPIGKVIVPA encoded by the coding sequence ATGGCTCCCGTTTCCATCCTGCTCAACCTGCTCTGGATTCTCATCGGCGGCGCCTGGATGGCGCTCGGTTGGCTGGTCGCCGCGGTCATCATGGCGGTCACGATCATCGGCCTGCCCTGGGCGCGGGCGGCTTTCAACATCGCGGTCTACACGCTGATGCCGTTCGGCTCGCGGGCGGTCAGCCGCTATGAGGTCACCGGTGTCGAGGATGTCGGCACCGGCCCGCTCGGGGTGATCGGCAACATCATCTGGTTCGTGCTGGCCGGCTGGTGGCTGGCGCTCGGCCATCTCCTCACCGCCCTGGCCCTCGCGATCACCATCATCGGCATTCCCTTCGCCTGGGCCCACCTCAAGCTCGCGGGCATCGCGCTCTGGCCGATCGGCAAGGTGATCGTGCCGGCTTAA
- a CDS encoding chemotaxis protein CheB → MLGSQALNPSSAYWPNPSSFRTRLEADQSCRSAACHFGDMQPNRADEFGPCFVAIGASGAEGLRDLGDLLGALPANLAAVVLVVLHRPSDRISYLREVLARRSMLPVMIPDEDEEFQVGVCYVGEPAAHLSLAARSRVHLIEGPQDRYRNRTVDLLFTSVAAHARRHAIGVVLRGELSDGSRGLEAIHFAGGVTMVLGTHGAAARGMPLNATEYDGPVDFIGSISDIAAEIVRRIAIMAVKAA, encoded by the coding sequence ATGCTGGGTTCGCAAGCGCTCAACCCATCCTCCGCGTACTGGCCCAATCCAAGCTCATTTCGGACCAGGCTTGAGGCAGATCAATCCTGTCGCAGTGCAGCCTGCCATTTTGGCGACATGCAGCCAAATCGAGCGGATGAGTTCGGGCCTTGCTTTGTCGCAATCGGCGCTTCCGGTGCTGAGGGCTTGCGCGATTTGGGGGACCTGCTCGGAGCGCTTCCTGCCAATCTGGCCGCCGTCGTGCTTGTGGTCCTGCATCGCCCCAGCGACCGCATCAGTTATCTGCGTGAGGTGCTGGCGCGCCGGTCGATGCTGCCCGTGATGATACCGGACGAGGACGAGGAGTTCCAGGTTGGCGTCTGCTACGTCGGCGAACCTGCAGCGCACCTTTCTCTGGCGGCGCGAAGCCGCGTCCACCTGATTGAGGGACCGCAAGACCGGTATCGCAACCGGACGGTTGATCTGTTGTTCACGTCTGTCGCTGCTCACGCCAGAAGGCACGCGATCGGAGTTGTATTGCGCGGTGAGCTAAGCGACGGATCGCGTGGTTTGGAGGCAATACATTTCGCCGGCGGCGTCACGATGGTGCTGGGGACACACGGCGCCGCAGCGCGCGGTATGCCTTTGAATGCGACGGAATATGATGGGCCTGTCGACTTCATCGGCTCGATCAGCGACATCGCTGCGGAGATCGTCCGCCGGATCGCGATCATGGCCGTCAAGGCAGCCTAG
- the ppc gene encoding phosphoenolpyruvate carboxylase — MSLQTISSDTADQRPNRPEDVQALEADVRLRDDIRLLGRILGDTVRDQEGADVFDLVERIRQTSIRFHRDEDRLARRELEQILDSMSTSETVRIVRAFSYFSHLANIAEDQNNIRQMRANKGGGSGVLAETLAHARAAGIGADALRNFFKSALVSPVLTAHPTEVRRKSTMDREMEVASLLDRRERVALTAEEAAASDEQLRREVLTLWQTNLLRRTKLTVLDEVANGLSFYDYTFLREVPRLVNALEDRLEEGGEQAAGELASFLRMGSWIGGDRDGNPFVTADVMRGTLRLQSSRVMQFYLNELHVLGSELSIAAHLADVSEELRTLAERSPDTSPHRSGEPYRLAVSGIYARLTATAEMLQVEITRRPVGKGKPYESVGELKADLDVLHRSLISNNAGVIARGRLRLLRRAVDCFGFHLARLDIRQNSAVHERTIAELMDAANPGMSYLALGEDARISLLTNELRSTRSLVSPFVKYSDETMGELNVFHAAAEAHAKFGSDAIPQCIISMCKGMSDMLEVAVLLKEVGLVHPSGRSAINIVPLFETIEDLQASSAIMDRMLSLHDYRRLVDSRGSVQEVMLGYSDSNKDGGFVTSGWELYKAEIGLVDVFERHGVRLRLFHGRGGSVGRGGGPSYDAIIAQPGGAVNGQIRITEQGEIISSKYSNAEVGRNNLEILAAATLEASLLHPRQSAPRREYLTAMDELSNLAFKAYRGLVYETEGFVDYFWASTVINEIATLNIGSRPASRKKTRAIEDLRAIPWVFSWAQCRLMLPGWYGFGSAVEQWIAEHPDKGMPFLKELYKEWPFFRMLLSNMDMVLAKSSIAIASRYAELVPDEALREKIFGRIRREWHSCIETLLDIMGQDRLLQGNPLLERSVRHRFPYLDPLNHVQVELLKEHRAQNPDEQVLRGIQLTINGISAGLRNTG; from the coding sequence ATGTCCCTCCAGACCATATCGTCCGACACCGCCGACCAGCGCCCCAACCGCCCCGAGGATGTCCAGGCGCTGGAAGCGGACGTGCGGCTGCGCGATGACATCCGCCTGCTCGGGCGCATCCTTGGCGACACGGTGCGCGACCAGGAGGGCGCCGATGTGTTCGACCTCGTCGAACGCATCCGGCAGACCTCGATCCGGTTCCACCGCGATGAGGATCGGCTCGCCCGCCGCGAACTCGAGCAGATCCTCGACAGCATGTCGACCTCGGAGACGGTGCGGATCGTCCGCGCCTTCAGCTATTTCTCCCACCTCGCCAACATCGCCGAAGACCAGAACAACATCCGCCAGATGCGCGCCAACAAGGGCGGCGGCTCCGGCGTGCTAGCCGAGACGCTCGCCCATGCGAGAGCTGCGGGCATCGGTGCCGATGCCCTGCGCAACTTCTTCAAGAGCGCGCTGGTCAGCCCTGTCCTGACCGCGCACCCGACCGAGGTCCGCCGCAAGAGCACCATGGACCGCGAGATGGAGGTCGCTAGCCTGCTCGATCGTCGCGAGCGCGTCGCGCTGACGGCGGAGGAGGCCGCCGCCAGCGACGAGCAGCTCCGCCGCGAGGTGCTGACGCTGTGGCAGACCAATCTGCTCCGCCGCACCAAGCTCACCGTGCTCGACGAGGTCGCCAACGGCCTGTCGTTCTACGATTACACGTTTCTCCGCGAGGTGCCGCGGCTGGTCAACGCGCTTGAGGACCGGCTGGAGGAGGGCGGGGAGCAGGCGGCCGGCGAGCTCGCCTCGTTCCTGCGCATGGGGAGCTGGATCGGCGGCGACCGCGACGGCAATCCCTTCGTCACCGCCGACGTGATGCGCGGCACGCTGCGGCTGCAGTCGAGCCGGGTGATGCAGTTCTATCTCAATGAGCTGCACGTGCTCGGCTCCGAGCTCTCGATCGCGGCCCATCTCGCCGACGTCTCCGAGGAGCTGCGCACGCTCGCTGAGCGCTCGCCCGATACCTCGCCGCACCGGAGCGGCGAGCCTTATCGCCTCGCGGTCTCCGGCATCTATGCGCGGCTGACTGCCACGGCCGAAATGCTCCAGGTCGAGATCACGCGCCGGCCCGTCGGCAAGGGAAAGCCTTACGAGAGCGTCGGGGAGCTCAAGGCCGATCTCGACGTGCTGCACCGCTCGCTGATTTCCAACAACGCCGGCGTCATCGCCCGCGGCCGGCTGCGGCTGCTGCGGCGTGCAGTGGACTGCTTCGGCTTCCACCTGGCCCGGCTCGACATCCGCCAGAACTCGGCGGTGCACGAGCGCACCATCGCCGAGCTGATGGACGCCGCCAATCCCGGCATGTCCTATCTCGCGCTCGGCGAGGACGCCCGCATCTCGCTGCTCACCAACGAGCTGCGCTCGACGCGCTCGCTGGTGTCGCCATTCGTCAAGTACAGCGACGAGACCATGGGCGAGCTCAACGTCTTCCATGCCGCAGCAGAAGCGCATGCGAAGTTCGGCTCGGACGCCATTCCCCAATGCATCATCTCGATGTGCAAGGGCATGTCCGACATGCTCGAGGTCGCGGTGCTGCTCAAGGAGGTGGGGCTGGTGCATCCGTCCGGGCGCAGCGCCATCAACATCGTGCCGCTGTTCGAGACCATCGAGGATTTGCAGGCTTCCAGCGCCATCATGGACCGCATGCTCTCGCTGCACGACTACCGCCGCCTGGTCGACAGCCGCGGCAGCGTGCAGGAGGTCATGCTCGGCTATTCCGATTCGAACAAGGATGGCGGCTTCGTCACTTCGGGCTGGGAGCTCTACAAGGCCGAGATCGGCCTCGTCGACGTGTTCGAGCGCCATGGCGTGCGCCTGCGCCTATTCCATGGCCGCGGCGGTTCGGTCGGCCGCGGCGGCGGCCCGAGCTATGATGCCATCATCGCCCAGCCGGGCGGCGCGGTGAACGGCCAGATCCGCATCACCGAGCAGGGCGAGATCATCTCGTCGAAATATTCCAACGCCGAAGTCGGCCGCAACAATCTGGAGATCCTTGCCGCCGCGACGCTGGAGGCGAGCCTGTTGCATCCGCGCCAGAGCGCGCCGCGGCGCGAATATCTGACCGCGATGGACGAGCTTTCAAATCTCGCCTTCAAGGCCTATCGCGGCCTCGTTTACGAGACCGAGGGCTTCGTCGATTATTTCTGGGCCTCGACCGTCATCAACGAGATCGCAACGCTCAACATCGGCAGCCGTCCGGCGTCGCGCAAGAAGACCCGGGCGATCGAGGACCTTCGCGCCATTCCCTGGGTGTTCTCCTGGGCGCAATGCCGCCTGATGCTGCCCGGCTGGTATGGCTTTGGCAGCGCGGTCGAGCAGTGGATCGCGGAGCATCCCGACAAGGGCATGCCGTTCCTCAAGGAGCTCTACAAGGAATGGCCGTTCTTCCGCATGCTGTTGTCGAACATGGACATGGTGCTGGCCAAGAGCTCGATCGCGATCGCCTCGCGCTATGCCGAGCTCGTGCCCGACGAGGCGCTGCGCGAAAAAATCTTCGGCCGTATCCGTCGCGAATGGCATTCCTGCATCGAGACGCTGCTGGATATCATGGGGCAGGACCGGCTGCTGCAAGGCAACCCGCTGCTGGAACGCTCGGTGCGCCACCGCTTCCCCTATCTCGACCCGCTCAACCATGTGCAGGTCGAGCTGCTGAAAGAGCACCGCGCGCAGAACCCGGACGAGCAGGTGCTGCGCGGGATTCAGCTGACGATCAACGGAATCTCGGCGGGGCTGAGGAACACGGGGTAG
- a CDS encoding SMP-30/gluconolactonase/LRE family protein, whose amino-acid sequence MTRILTDSDHTTVSSGLGRRTLLKGAATVAATALLASRADARDFGASAEPQRYPDPDIIAIDPKRFKAKVGNTAIKRLYTGCLWAEGPAWNAQGQYLVWSDIPANRQLRYLDDDGHISEQFHKPSNEANGNSFDTEGRQISAERTRLVRYEHDGSVTTLAEQAGGKPLNGPNDMVVHPNDKAIWFTDPGYGAISIYEGKLANTGSLQPYQKEAVYRIDPQSGQVAKVADEPFKPNGIAFSHDYKKLYVCDTGITHYPQAENVVWSYDIDGAKLSNPKRLIDMKLDGKSGFPDGLRVDTEGNIWVGAGWVGPGYDGVQVFAPNDGARIGQILLPETCANVCFGGKKRNRLFMTASQSLYAVYVETQGAHFC is encoded by the coding sequence ATGACAAGAATACTGACCGACTCCGACCACACGACTGTAAGCAGCGGCCTTGGCCGCCGCACACTCCTCAAGGGCGCCGCAACGGTGGCCGCAACTGCCCTGCTCGCCTCACGCGCGGACGCCCGCGACTTCGGCGCCAGTGCCGAGCCGCAGCGCTATCCCGACCCTGACATCATCGCCATCGATCCCAAGCGCTTCAAGGCCAAGGTCGGCAACACCGCAATCAAGCGGCTCTACACCGGCTGCCTGTGGGCGGAAGGGCCGGCGTGGAATGCGCAGGGGCAATATCTCGTCTGGAGCGACATCCCCGCCAACCGGCAGCTGCGCTACCTCGACGACGACGGCCACATCTCCGAGCAATTCCACAAGCCCTCGAACGAGGCCAACGGCAACTCGTTCGACACCGAGGGACGCCAGATCAGCGCCGAGCGCACCCGGCTCGTCCGTTACGAGCACGACGGTTCGGTGACGACGCTGGCCGAACAGGCGGGTGGCAAGCCACTCAACGGTCCCAACGACATGGTCGTGCATCCCAACGACAAGGCGATCTGGTTCACCGATCCCGGCTACGGCGCGATCAGCATCTACGAGGGCAAGCTTGCCAATACCGGTTCGCTGCAGCCGTATCAGAAGGAAGCGGTCTATCGCATTGATCCGCAGAGCGGCCAGGTCGCGAAGGTCGCCGACGAGCCGTTCAAGCCGAACGGCATCGCTTTCAGTCACGACTACAAGAAGCTCTATGTGTGCGACACCGGCATCACGCATTACCCGCAGGCCGAGAACGTGGTGTGGTCCTACGACATCGACGGGGCGAAGCTGTCGAACCCGAAGCGGCTGATCGACATGAAGCTCGACGGCAAGTCAGGCTTCCCGGACGGACTGCGCGTCGACACCGAGGGCAACATCTGGGTCGGCGCCGGCTGGGTCGGACCCGGGTATGACGGCGTACAGGTGTTCGCGCCAAACGACGGCGCGCGCATCGGGCAGATCCTGCTTCCCGAGACCTGCGCCAATGTCTGCTTCGGCGGCAAGAAGCGCAACCGCCTGTTCATGACCGCGAGCCAGTCGCTCTATGCGGTCTATGTGGAGACGCAAGGCGCGCATTTCTGTTGA
- a CDS encoding SDR family oxidoreductase, with product MTKSLQDKVIIVTGAGRGIGREIALLCAAEGAKVVVNDPGVAADGAGTSAAPAEEVVEEIKKRGGTAVANFESVAEAIPASKIVKTATDHFGRLDGVVNNAGILRDMIFHKMSVEAFEAVIKVHLMGSFYVSHAAARIFREQESGSFVHFTSTSGLIGNFGQANYAAAKLGIVGLSKSIALDMGRFNVRSNCVSPFAWTRMIGTIPTETEAEKARVEKIKQMGPEKIAPVCAYLLSDAAKDVSGQIFGARMNELFLFSQNRPLRSVHRSEGWTPQSIAEHGMPALKGSFYKLDRSADIFPWDPV from the coding sequence ATGACGAAATCACTGCAAGACAAGGTCATCATCGTCACCGGCGCAGGCCGCGGCATCGGGCGCGAGATTGCGCTGCTGTGCGCGGCTGAAGGCGCCAAGGTCGTCGTCAACGATCCCGGCGTCGCCGCGGACGGCGCCGGCACGAGCGCCGCGCCCGCCGAGGAAGTGGTCGAGGAGATCAAGAAGCGAGGCGGCACCGCGGTTGCCAATTTCGAGTCGGTGGCCGAAGCCATCCCCGCCAGCAAGATCGTGAAGACCGCGACCGATCATTTCGGCCGGCTCGACGGCGTGGTCAACAATGCAGGCATTTTGCGCGACATGATCTTCCACAAGATGAGCGTGGAAGCGTTCGAGGCCGTCATCAAGGTTCACCTGATGGGCTCGTTCTACGTCAGCCACGCCGCGGCGCGGATCTTCCGCGAGCAGGAGTCCGGATCGTTCGTGCATTTCACCTCGACCTCCGGCCTGATCGGCAACTTCGGCCAAGCCAATTACGCCGCCGCCAAGCTCGGCATCGTCGGCCTGTCGAAGTCGATTGCGCTCGACATGGGCCGCTTCAACGTTCGCTCCAATTGCGTCTCGCCGTTCGCCTGGACCCGCATGATCGGCACCATCCCGACCGAGACCGAAGCCGAGAAGGCGCGGGTCGAGAAGATCAAGCAGATGGGCCCGGAGAAGATCGCGCCGGTCTGCGCCTATCTGCTCTCCGATGCCGCCAAGGACGTCTCCGGGCAGATCTTCGGCGCCCGCATGAACGAGCTGTTCCTGTTCAGCCAGAATCGTCCGCTGCGCTCGGTGCATCGGAGCGAAGGCTGGACGCCGCAATCGATCGCGGAACACGGGATGCCGGCGCTGAAGGGTTCGTTCTACAAGCTCGACCGCTCCGCCGATATCTTCCCCTGGGATCCCGTTTAA